The Haloarchaeobius sp. HME9146 genome includes a region encoding these proteins:
- a CDS encoding ParA family protein, producing MTTPRAVSVALQKGGVGKTTIAINLAERLANRGHDVLLVDLDQQGNATEGLGLAEAYTADTHIGDVLVDDGDATLGDIIRETETLDVLPANEDLDGVENTIRSATFGELWIRNKVIEPLLGEEYDYIVIDSPPNLGPLSDASLIASQHVIVPLRMSEPSVSGFERMFKQQIVPIRQEIDLDILAIVPNATSGTNEEKRIITDLEESQFGEYLPGFGRSAHFDDPDSPGPGIRERIAFRRSWREGQPLAQYDPESDMLGRLDELAGVVEAGGVEDA from the coding sequence ATGACCACACCACGCGCGGTAAGCGTCGCCCTACAGAAAGGCGGCGTCGGGAAGACGACGATCGCCATCAACCTCGCCGAACGACTCGCGAACCGAGGCCACGACGTGTTGCTCGTCGACCTCGACCAGCAAGGGAACGCGACCGAAGGCCTTGGCCTGGCAGAGGCCTACACGGCCGACACCCACATCGGGGACGTGCTCGTCGACGATGGCGATGCCACGCTCGGGGACATCATCCGGGAGACCGAGACCCTCGACGTCCTCCCCGCGAACGAGGACCTCGATGGCGTCGAGAACACGATTCGAAGCGCGACCTTCGGCGAACTCTGGATTCGGAACAAGGTCATCGAACCACTGCTCGGTGAGGAGTACGACTACATCGTCATCGACTCACCCCCGAACCTCGGGCCGCTCTCGGACGCTTCACTCATCGCGAGCCAGCACGTTATCGTCCCGCTCCGGATGAGCGAACCCAGCGTGAGCGGGTTCGAGCGCATGTTCAAACAGCAGATCGTCCCCATCCGCCAGGAGATCGATCTGGACATCCTCGCCATCGTCCCGAACGCGACCTCGGGGACCAACGAGGAGAAGCGCATCATCACCGACCTCGAGGAGTCACAGTTCGGTGAATACCTCCCCGGGTTCGGCCGCTCTGCACACTTCGACGACCCCGACTCCCCGGGGCCGGGTATCCGCGAGCGCATCGCGTTCCGGCGGTCCTGGCGTGAGGGCCAGCCCCTCGCACAGTACGACCCCGAGAGCGACATGCTCGGCAGGCTCGACGAGCTTGCCGGCGTCGTGGAAGCGGGAGGTGTCGAGGATGCCTGA
- a CDS encoding SLC13 family permease, translating to MLVVFALILLALVLFATEWFPIDVTAILIMVLLMVLEPYTQISPREGISGFANPATITVLAMLILSTGINRTGIVQLLGRKMAAFAGGNRRKQLAATIGITGPISGLINNTPVVAILVPVINDLAHNGKTSPSKLLMPLSFASMLGGTLTLIGTSTNILASDIAAQLGADSPELGLHAFGMFEFTKLGIVVFAVGSLYLMTVGVRLLPERIPADEDLVEEYALQEYLADVVVPANSSLVGQTVEEALGDDELDIDVLQLLRYGERFSEPLARKEIHENDTLRLRTNRETLEHIMETEGLTLSGGPRTEDDLHPDDEEPVLVEIVVPSGSFLVGETLASSSFRQRYDANVLAFRTRGDVVRDRFEDIRIRVGDTLLVQAPPDSLTRLVENEDFIVAHEFDEVTYRSDKIPFAVGIIAGVVALPALNILPIVVSALAGVVAMVFTGVLKPTELYSSVEWNVIFLLAGVIPLGIALQQTGAAALLGDVVASTGTFLPAIGVLWVFYVATGLLTSVISNNASVVLMIPVAASAAQSIGANAFAFVLAVTFAASTAFMTPVGYQTNLFVYGPGGYKFSDFIRVGAPLQLLLSFVTVLGIAFFWGVRA from the coding sequence ATGCTCGTCGTCTTCGCGCTCATTCTCCTCGCGCTCGTGTTGTTTGCCACCGAGTGGTTCCCTATCGACGTCACAGCGATTTTGATAATGGTTCTGTTGATGGTACTGGAGCCCTACACGCAGATTTCTCCACGGGAGGGAATCTCGGGATTCGCCAATCCTGCCACGATCACCGTCCTCGCGATGCTCATCCTGAGTACCGGGATCAACCGGACCGGCATCGTCCAACTGCTCGGTCGGAAGATGGCCGCATTCGCGGGGGGCAACCGCCGCAAGCAACTCGCGGCGACGATCGGCATCACCGGACCCATCTCGGGACTCATCAACAACACGCCGGTCGTCGCTATCTTGGTCCCGGTCATTAACGACCTCGCACACAACGGGAAGACCTCACCGTCGAAATTGCTGATGCCGTTATCGTTCGCCTCGATGCTCGGCGGCACGTTGACACTCATCGGGACGTCGACGAACATCCTTGCGAGCGATATCGCGGCCCAACTTGGGGCGGACTCTCCCGAGCTGGGTCTACACGCGTTCGGGATGTTCGAGTTCACCAAACTCGGTATCGTCGTGTTTGCGGTCGGCTCTCTCTATCTGATGACGGTCGGCGTCCGGCTGCTCCCCGAACGGATTCCCGCTGACGAGGACCTCGTCGAGGAGTACGCCCTCCAGGAGTACCTTGCGGACGTCGTCGTTCCAGCAAACTCGTCGTTGGTCGGGCAGACGGTCGAGGAAGCACTGGGGGACGATGAACTGGACATCGACGTGTTACAGCTGCTCCGATACGGCGAGCGCTTTTCGGAACCGCTCGCTCGCAAGGAGATCCACGAGAACGACACGCTCAGGCTCAGGACGAACCGGGAGACGCTCGAACACATCATGGAGACGGAAGGCCTCACACTGTCGGGCGGTCCCCGGACTGAAGACGACCTGCATCCCGACGACGAAGAACCGGTCCTCGTCGAGATCGTCGTCCCATCGGGGTCGTTCCTCGTCGGCGAGACCCTCGCGAGTTCGTCGTTTCGACAGCGCTACGACGCGAATGTCCTGGCCTTCAGAACCCGCGGTGACGTCGTCCGAGACCGGTTCGAGGACATCCGTATCCGGGTCGGTGACACGCTCCTCGTACAGGCACCGCCCGATAGCCTCACCCGCCTCGTCGAGAACGAGGACTTCATCGTCGCCCACGAGTTCGACGAGGTGACCTACCGAAGCGACAAGATTCCGTTCGCGGTCGGAATCATCGCCGGCGTCGTCGCACTTCCGGCACTGAACATACTGCCAATCGTCGTCTCTGCGTTAGCAGGGGTCGTGGCGATGGTATTCACCGGCGTCCTGAAACCGACTGAACTCTATTCGTCGGTCGAGTGGAACGTGATCTTCCTGCTCGCCGGCGTCATCCCGCTTGGCATCGCGCTCCAGCAGACGGGGGCGGCAGCGCTGCTGGGGGATGTGGTCGCCTCGACTGGGACGTTCTTGCCAGCAATCGGTGTCCTCTGGGTGTTCTACGTCGCGACTGGCCTGTTGACAAGCGTCATCAGTAACAACGCGAGCGTCGTGTTGATGATTCCTGTCGCCGCCAGCGCGGCCCAGTCGATCGGTGCGAACGCGTTCGCGTTCGTCCTCGCCGTGACATTCGCCGCCTCGACGGCGTTCATGACGCCGGTCGGCTACCAGACGAACCTCTTCGTCTACGGGCCCGGTGGCTACAAGTTCTCGGATTTCATCCGCGTTGGTGCGCCATTACAGTTGCTCCTGTCGTTCGTCACTGTCCTCGGCATCGCGTTCTTCTGGGGCGTCCGTGCATGA
- a CDS encoding bacterio-opsin activator domain-containing protein has product MDFRRGEQEGVPSLSDSTGAATVVGRSFESVAGSFATLHGYDDPAALVGGHVTAPYVESDHDALEQALGETFAGEGSETRTVRVRLRKDGGSKLGETGDAGGQDAVVQLTFYRTGLDTAAIVARPASAWQAPGPATANEVSGAGRGGYGRGRNEWSYTVGHDQLARRREELATLDHIGALLSTIVSELGQTGTRRDIEAIACESLVESSRYRFAWVGTRRAGAMHVRACAGEDAGVLESVATADSVELGDVMCERVYDTGTSQVAHDIAADTSCGLWSEAAGGADIRSALATPLCHGGSVYGVLTVYSGEPDAFTPREQAWFELLGETVGFAINATESKRLLYADAVVELEFRITDSDVFLVRDSARFECALSIEGYHITRSGSWLVYVSSSGVDSGRLREAGLEESNVESVRIIRDDPGDGLLEYALERSELFELLAEAGAMLCRTEAIDGVCRFVLEASADIDVRALASRVTSVLSGGELISQHERDRAVADHLDLGAPLDGLTDRQREAIETAYRAGYFDWPRQSTAEEVAASIGIAPSTLHAHLRKAERSVLRAILDER; this is encoded by the coding sequence ATGGATTTCCGGAGGGGAGAACAGGAGGGTGTTCCCTCGCTCTCGGATTCGACGGGGGCGGCGACCGTCGTGGGCCGGTCGTTCGAGTCGGTTGCCGGGTCGTTCGCCACGCTCCACGGGTACGACGACCCGGCAGCTCTCGTGGGTGGACACGTGACTGCACCGTATGTGGAGTCCGACCACGATGCTCTCGAACAGGCACTCGGCGAGACGTTTGCTGGCGAAGGGTCCGAAACCAGGACGGTCCGGGTCCGGCTGCGCAAGGATGGCGGCTCGAAACTGGGGGAGACTGGGGACGCGGGTGGACAGGATGCAGTCGTTCAGTTGACCTTCTACCGGACCGGCTTGGACACCGCGGCAATCGTCGCACGCCCCGCATCGGCCTGGCAGGCCCCTGGACCAGCCACGGCGAACGAGGTCTCTGGAGCTGGCCGTGGTGGATACGGGAGGGGCCGAAACGAGTGGTCGTATACGGTGGGCCACGACCAGCTGGCGCGCCGACGTGAGGAACTGGCCACCCTCGACCACATCGGGGCCCTCTTGTCGACGATCGTCAGTGAACTGGGCCAGACCGGCACCCGTCGCGATATCGAAGCCATCGCTTGCGAGTCGCTGGTCGAATCGTCACGGTACCGGTTCGCCTGGGTTGGCACCCGGCGCGCTGGGGCGATGCACGTTCGGGCGTGTGCAGGCGAGGACGCTGGCGTACTGGAGTCGGTCGCGACAGCTGACTCGGTCGAACTGGGAGACGTCATGTGCGAGCGCGTGTACGACACTGGCACAAGTCAGGTCGCACACGATATCGCAGCTGACACGTCGTGTGGTCTGTGGTCAGAAGCAGCTGGTGGGGCCGACATTCGTTCCGCCCTTGCAACCCCGCTCTGTCACGGCGGGTCGGTGTACGGCGTGCTGACGGTCTACTCTGGGGAGCCGGACGCGTTCACCCCCCGGGAGCAAGCGTGGTTCGAACTGCTTGGTGAGACGGTTGGCTTCGCCATCAACGCTACCGAGAGCAAGCGGTTGCTCTACGCCGATGCGGTCGTCGAACTCGAGTTCCGCATCACCGATTCGGACGTCTTCCTCGTCCGTGACTCGGCCCGGTTCGAATGTGCGCTGTCTATAGAGGGTTATCACATCACCCGGTCGGGCTCGTGGCTGGTCTACGTCTCGTCCTCGGGAGTGGACTCTGGCCGTCTTCGTGAAGCTGGCCTCGAAGAGTCTAACGTCGAATCAGTCCGCATCATCCGTGACGACCCCGGCGATGGGTTGCTCGAATACGCACTCGAACGCTCCGAACTGTTCGAGTTGCTGGCCGAGGCCGGTGCGATGCTGTGCCGAACGGAGGCAATCGATGGTGTCTGCCGATTCGTTCTGGAAGCATCCGCCGACATCGATGTCCGGGCGCTGGCCAGTCGCGTGACTTCGGTTCTCTCCGGGGGCGAACTCATCTCCCAGCATGAACGCGACCGGGCTGTCGCCGACCACCTCGACCTCGGTGCACCGCTGGATGGGTTGACCGACCGCCAACGCGAGGCTATCGAGACGGCGTACCGAGCGGGCTACTTCGACTGGCCCCGCCAGAGCACTGCCGAGGAGGTTGCGGCGTCCATCGGAATCGCGCCGTCGACGCTGCACGCCCACCTCCGGAAGGCAGAGCGCTCCGTTCTTCGTGCTATCCTGGACGAGCGCTGA